One region of Streptomyces capillispiralis genomic DNA includes:
- a CDS encoding DUF5655 domain-containing protein — MTDLKLFRLDADGRDVELRGSTVTLEVELQRRVEAGMEAMLGIRFLASEYPTGPWHRGRIDSLGLDENGTPALIEFKKGSDSGVLSQAVSYLSWLDSAHHEFEALVRKVLGAEAAESIDWRRPRMVCIAASFSHHDRVAVQRLPERIDLVRYRVFEGGLMSLLLVDSSAGSPAAAASRRNRERDVAVSSAPTAPVTPPSAGAGLVPECLRDLYAELDDALTAWGEVEVATLRHYIAYRRLMNVASVIFRPKHEAILVYLRLDPDTVALEEGFTRDMRGIGHLGTGDLEVRLASVADLEKAGPLIQRAFEAA, encoded by the coding sequence GTGACCGACCTGAAGCTGTTCCGGCTGGATGCCGACGGCCGGGACGTCGAGCTGCGCGGCTCCACGGTGACGCTGGAGGTGGAGCTGCAGCGGCGGGTCGAGGCAGGCATGGAGGCCATGCTCGGCATCCGCTTCCTGGCGTCGGAGTACCCGACGGGACCGTGGCACCGGGGCAGGATCGACTCGCTCGGCTTGGACGAGAACGGCACACCTGCGCTGATCGAGTTCAAGAAGGGCTCTGACAGCGGGGTACTGTCGCAGGCCGTCTCCTATCTGTCCTGGCTGGACTCGGCGCACCACGAGTTCGAGGCGTTGGTCCGAAAGGTGTTGGGCGCGGAGGCCGCCGAGTCCATCGACTGGCGTCGACCGCGGATGGTCTGCATCGCGGCCAGCTTCTCCCACCACGATCGCGTGGCCGTGCAGCGACTGCCCGAGCGGATCGATCTGGTGCGCTACCGCGTCTTCGAGGGCGGCCTGATGAGCCTGCTGCTCGTCGACTCCTCGGCCGGCTCCCCCGCCGCCGCTGCGTCTCGGCGGAACCGGGAGCGGGACGTGGCGGTCAGCAGCGCGCCGACGGCACCGGTGACTCCTCCGTCAGCGGGTGCCGGGCTCGTCCCGGAGTGCTTGCGGGACTTGTACGCGGAGCTGGACGACGCACTCACGGCGTGGGGCGAGGTCGAGGTCGCGACACTGCGGCACTACATCGCTTACCGGCGGCTGATGAACGTGGCATCGGTGATCTTCCGTCCGAAGCACGAGGCGATCCTGGTCTATCTCAGACTCGACCCGGACACGGTCGCGTTGGAGGAGGGCTTCACCCGGGATATGCGCGGCATCGGGCACCTCGGGACCGGGGACCTGGAGGTGCGCCTCGCCTCGGTGGCCGACCTGGAGAAGGCTGGGCCGCTGATCCAGCGGGCGTTCGAGGCGGCCTGA